In a genomic window of uncultured Flavobacterium sp.:
- a CDS encoding TraR/DksA C4-type zinc finger protein: protein MIDEITRYSDADLAEFKEIIQVKIQKAQADLDLIKSAYMNDLNNGTDDTSPTFKAFEEGSETMSKEANSQLAIRQEKFIRDLKNALFRVENKTYGICKVTGKLIGKERLKIVPHATMSIEAKNLQR, encoded by the coding sequence ATGATAGATGAAATTACAAGATACTCTGATGCTGACTTAGCAGAGTTCAAAGAAATAATTCAAGTTAAAATACAAAAAGCACAAGCCGATCTGGATTTAATAAAAAGTGCTTACATGAACGATTTGAATAACGGAACAGATGATACTTCTCCAACTTTCAAAGCATTTGAAGAAGGAAGCGAAACAATGTCTAAAGAAGCAAACTCTCAGTTAGCAATTAGACAAGAAAAGTTTATACGCGACCTAAAAAACGCTCTATTCCGTGTTGAAAACAAAACGTATGGTATTTGCAAAGTAACAGGTAAATTAATTGGCAAAGAAAGGCTTAAAATCGTTCCTCATGCTACAATGAGTATCGAAGCTAAAAACTTGCAACGATAA